Proteins from one Penicillium digitatum chromosome 2, complete sequence genomic window:
- a CDS encoding 3-beta hydroxysteroid dehydrogenase/isomerase gives MTRIQSSSGDASNSTETVLVTGGSGFLASHLVRELLKQGYSVRVTVRSEAVAKKVLQAHALDSQRLSYILVPDMVLPGAYDEAVRGVTGVFHLSSPCTFLAKDNAKDLLIPAVSGTRGIFQSIKQHGPDVKRVVLTSSMAAMVDPKIGMDRGHLYTEDDWAKTTWDEAAKLSPVQGYLASKQLAERAAWDFIQNEQPSFDLVTLCPGVIMGPMIIPTHDLSTNISHASVHQLMKGKLDTPGETPFPFYIDVRDAAHFHTRAYEEVVASNQRYAITSGIYSQQQIVDIMRKHFPSLKERLPAGRTEESEVARVDISKATRDLGFAPRGLEETIVETVGCFLEIEQIGHSTV, from the exons ATGACCAGAATTCAATCATCTTCTGGGGATGCTTCAAATTCCACGGAAACTGTCTTGGTGACTGGAGGCTCCGGTTTCCTTGCATCCCATCTAGTCCGTGAGCTGTTGAAGCAAGGCTATTCTGTCCGAGTCACTGTTCGATCCGAGGCTGTTGCAAAGAAGGTCCTCCAAGCACACGCCCTGGACAGCCAGCGGCTTTCATACATCCTGGTTCCAGATATGGTTCTCCCAGGTGCGTACGATGAAGCTGTTCGAGGTGTCACCGGGGTGTTCCATTTATCTTCCCCTTGTACATTTCTTGCGAAAGACAACGCCAAGGATCTTCTTATCCCAGCCGTATCAGGGACTCGAGGCATTTTCCAGTCCATCAAACAGCATGGTCCGGATGTCAAGCGGGTTGTTTTGACATCGTCAATGGCGGCCATGGTCGATCCTAAGATTGGCATGGACCGTGGCCATTTATACACCGAAGACGACTGGGCTAAAACAACTTGGGATGAAGCAGCCAAGTTGTCCCCAGTTCAAGGataccttgctagcaagcAGCTTGCCGAGAGGGCGGCATGGGATTTTATCCAAAATGAGCAGCCTTCGTTCGACCTCGTCACACTTTGTCCCGGAGTTATC ATGGGACCAATGATTATTCCAACCCACGATCTGTCCACCAACATCTCCCATGCCTCCGTTCACCAGTTAATGAAAGGAAAGCTAGATACCCCAGGAGAAACACCTTTTCCATTCTACATTGATGTCAGAGACGCAGCTCATTTTCATACCCGAGCATACGAAGAAGTCGTTGCCTCTAACCAAAGATATGCGATAACATCCGGCATCTACAGTCAGCAGCAGATTGTTGATATCATGAGAAAACACTTCCCCTCTCTCAAGGAGCGCCTTCCGGCTGGAAGAACTGAAGAGAGTGAAGTGGCCAGGGTGGATATCAGCAAGGCAACTAGAGACCTTGGGTTTGCTCCGAGGGGTCTTGAAGAGACAATTGTGGAGACTGTCGGTTGCTTTTTGGAAATTGAGCAAATTGGACATTCTACCGTTTAG
- a CDS encoding Homogentisate 1,2-dioxygenase, putative, with protein MPSTDSLSDPEEYQKIFHWAETQKDGTIPSFNTRCNDPYEYQSGFGNAFTSEAIPGTIPHGQNNPRNVRFGLYAEQITATAFVAPRHCNRKAWLYRVRPAVAHQGFTALPDNRDTEANFLPLNPRIHVSPTQLAWHPFDIPKTEAVDFVSGLKTVAGSGDPTLREGLATHVYVANTSMEQKAFVNSDGEFLIVPQQGALDIQTEFGPIFVQPGEIVIIQRGIRFRVNLPDGPSRGYILEVWGTQFELPELGPLGANGLANGRDFLSPTSRYEVTQEPWEIIYKLGGKFFRSTQNHSPFDVVAWHGNYVPYKYDLTKFVNVGSISVDHIDPSIFCVLTAKSRDLTAPLADFLTFSPRWDVASHTYRPPYYHRNAASELMGLIYGGYGGRSDEFKPGSVSFECSMVPHGVAYEEFKEATENAPPAMQISKASIAFMFESCRPFTITDYAWHSPKKHEHEPKMWDSLVDNFSKHAKEVDEILTKAKNAKNHSLS; from the exons ATGCCTTCTACGGATTCTTTATCGGACCCCGAAGAGTATCAAAAGATATTCCACTGGGCCGAGACCCAAAAGGATGGAACTATCCCTTCCTTCAACACAAGGTGTAACGATCCCTATGAG TACCAATCTGGCTTTGGCAACGC CTTTACATCTGAAGCAATCCCTGGAACGATCCCCCACGGCCAAAACAACCCTCGCAATGTGAGGTTTGGTCTTTACGCCGAACAGATTACAGCTACTGCTTTTGTCGCTCCACGACACTGCAATAGAAAGGCGTGGCTATACCGTGTCCGCCCCGCTGTCGCCCATCAGGGCTTT ACAGCGCTTCCAGATAATAGAGACACCGAGGCAAATTTCCTACCGTTGAACCCGCGCATCCATGTATCCCCAACCCAGCTAGCATGGCACCCCTTTGATATTCCCAAAACCGAAGCAGTCGACTTTGTTTCAGGATTGAAGACGGTTGCCGGCTCGGGTGACCCCACGCTGCGTGAAGGTTTGGCCACACATGTCTATGTCGCCAACACAAGCATGGAGCAGAAGGCATTTGTCAACTCCGATGGTGAATTCCTTATTGTTCCACAGCAGGGAGCACTTGACATTCAAACTGAATTTGGTCCTATCTTTGTGCAGCCAGGTGAGATAGTTATTATCCAGAGGGGGATCCGCTTTAGGGTCAATCTTCCGGACGGGCCCTCCCGTGGGTACATCCTCGAGGTCTGGGGCACGCAATTTGAGCTCCCGGAGCTGGGACCCCTTGGTGCTAATGGTCTTGCAAATGGGAGAGACTTTTTAAGCCCTACCTCTCGATATGAGGTAACTCAGGAGCCTTGGGAAATCATTTACAAGCTGGGAGGCAAGTTCTTCAGGAGTACTCAGAACCACAGCCCATTTGATGTCGTTGCCTGGCACGGAAACTAT GTCCCTTATAAATATGACTTGACCAAGTTCGTCAATGTCGGCTCCATCTCTGTAGATCATATCGACCCTTCTATTTTCTGTGTCTTGACAGCCAAGTCTCGCGACCTTACTGCGCCTCTGGCTGATTTCCTCACTTTCTCTCCTCGGTGGGACGTCGCCTCAC ATACATATCGGCCTCCATATTACCACCGCAATGCCGCATCCGAACTGATGGGTCTTATCTACGGCGGTTACGGCGGCCGTTCAGACGAATTTAAGCCTGGCAGTGTGTCTTTTGAATGTAGCA TGGTCCCGCATGGCGTTGCCTACGAAGAGTTCAAGGAGGCCACCGAAAATGCACCACCAGCGATGCAGATATCCAAAGCGTCGATTGCATTCATGTTCGAATCTTGCCGTCCATTCACAATTACCGATTATGCATGGCACAGCCCCAAGAAACATGAGCATGAACCTAAGATGTGGGATAGCTTAGTGGACAATTTCTCGAAGCACGCCAAGGAGGTTGATGAGATTTTGACCAAGGCGAAGAATGCGAAGAATCACTCTCTTTCCTAG
- a CDS encoding Carboxylesterase, putative has protein sequence MATHLQHLALNVTFKGIQRDDQNVPVHQFLGIKYASIPARFEKAEPVHSFNGAVVDSSKYGPICPQPDVDVRHLLRIPEDFPIAPEGEDEFECLNLEITCPPNSSMTSPLPVLVWIHGGSQIVTFCSAASKICDPIQIVADSIKAGTPIIFVSINYRLNIFSFGDGKEKNLALKDQRLGIEWVRQNIAGFGGDPANITLSGESAGAIYVHAHLITGPPVKRAVMASGSLYLSSPLPVERGDGLIRGLEAKVRELGQTSLRESSGIALIQALRECNVNTMWIQEEPELIGWETRPEQAEEVMIGDVEYESIIWRNGIELLDGKTIAAAFETDNQWGTQLRKLYQIVSDRPTAAKLGALDLVNDVRYTLPVEVITDKLRAANKRVFRYVFDQSNPWQASSRAHHAVDLLFLFDGVDLSFNAAARAVGKEMRQRWIRFVHGVGPWSTDLRFAFGPLGECTEIDESQFAARRRVEHCKVLKEAGSVAYMPIVFALTAGRISLLN, from the exons ATGGCGACTCATCTCCAACACTTGGCCTTGAATGTCACATTCAAGGGCATCCAGCGTGATGATCAAAATGTGCCCGTTCATCAATTTCTGGGTATAAAATATGCTAGTATCCCGGCACGATTCGAGAAGGCCGAGCCTGTGCACAGTTTCAACGGGGCAGTTGTTGATTCCTCAAAATATGG TCCGATATGCCCTCAACCAGATGTGGATGTCCGACATCTCCTCCGCATTCCAGAAGACTTCCCTATTGCCCCGGAAGGAGAGGATGAATTTGAATGCCTGAATTTAGAGATTACATGTCCTCCCAACTCTTCCATGACAAGCCCTCTTCCTGTTCTTGTCTGGATACATGGCGGCTCTCAGATCGTCACATTCTGCTCTGCTGCCTCCAAGATTTGTGACCCGATCCAGATTGTCGCAGATTCTATCAAGGCAGGAACACCTATCATCTTTGTCTCGATCAATTACCGCCTAAATATATTCAGCTTTGGAGATggcaaagaaaagaatctGGCTCTAAAAGATCAGCGTCTGGGTATTGAGTGGGTGCGACAGAACATTGCGGGTTTCGGGGGTGACCCT GCAAATATCACCTTGTCGGGCGAAAGCGCAGGTGCTATCTATGTCCATGCACATCTCATCACCGGCCCTCCTGTGAAGAGGGCTGTCATGGCATCTGGAAGTCTTTATCTGTCCTCGCCGCTTCCGGTCGAAAGGGGAGATGGTCTTATTCGAGGACTGGAAGCAAAGGTCCGGGAGCTTGGTCAAACCTCACTGCGTGAATCCTCCGGTATCGCACTGATTCAAGCACTGAGAGAGTGCAATGTGAATACCATGTGGATCCAAGAGGAGCCTGAACTGATAGGTTGGGAAACCAGACCTGAGCAGGCTGAGGAAGTAATGATTGGGGATGTTGAGTACGAG TCCATAATTTGGCGAAATGGCATCGAGCTCCTTGACGGAAAGACAATCGCAGCTGCGTTCGAGACCGACAACCAATGGGGCACCCAGCTTCGAAAACTGTACCAAATTGTCAGTGATCGCCCAACTGCTGCAAAGCTGGGAGCTCTGGATCTCGTCAATGATGTTCGGTATACACTTCCAGTGGAGGTCATTACGGACAAGTTACGCGCAGCCAACAAGCGTGTCTTCCGATATGTGTTCGACCAATCTAATCCTTGGCAAGCTTCCAGCCGTGCACATCATGCCGTTGACTTGCTGTTTCTCTTTGACGGCGTCGATCTATCGTTTAATGCTGCGGCAAGAGCTGTTGGAAAGGAGATGCGACAGCGTTGGATTCGGTTCGTCCATGGTGTTGGACCTTGGTCTACCGATCTGAGATTTGCTTTTGGACCTCTAGGGGAGTGTACGGAGATTGATGAGTCACAGTTCGCTGCTCGTCGGAGGGTTGAGCATTGCAAGGTACTTAAGGAAGCGGGAAGTGTCGCGTATATGCCCATTGTGTTTGCTTTGACGGCAGGGAGAATTAGTCTGTTGAATTAA